The stretch of DNA AGTATCTATTACGTTAATACTTCAAAGAATCCACTTAGAGCCATTTTCTATTATGAAAAAGAACAACCCTAGACTTATCAATGCTTGGTCTTCTTACGATTGGGCAAATTCAGTTTATAATCTGATTGTAACCACAGCTATTTTTCCTTCCTATTATGAAAGTGTAACCAAAGCTGCTTTTGGAGGAGAAATGGTTTCTTTTTTTGGAATTAATATTTCTAGCGCTGTACTCTTTACCTATGCTATTTCTTTTTCCTTTTTAATTATTGTTGTTAGTTCTCCTATATTATCGGGAATTGCAGATTACACAGGAAGCAAAAAACGCTTTATGCAATTTTTTACCTATTTGGGATCGCTGTCCTGTATGGGGCTGTATTTTTTTGAGGGTCCCAATATAGAATATGGGATTGCTTGTTCTGTATTGGCAAGTGTTGGGTATGCTGGTTCTTTGGTTTTTTACAATGGATTTTTGCCCGAAATTGCCACCTCTGATCGCATGGATAGCATCAGTGCCAAGGGCTTTACATTTGGGTATATCGGCAGTGTTATTCTACTAAGTATTAACCTCGCTTTGATTATGAATCCAACTGTCCTTGGCTTTGGGGATGTTGGTGCTGCTACCAAATTTGGTTTTTTGTTGGTTGGGCTTTGGTGGATGGGTTTTGCCCAAATTGCTTTTTATTATCTAAAAGATCGCCCTACCGACAACAAAATGTCTTCCAAAGTATTGGGTCGAGGGCTTGGAGAATTAAAAAAGGTATGGGCACAAATCAAAGCAAGAACTACCATGAAACGTTATTTGCTGTCCTTTTTCTTTTATAGTATGGGCGTGCTAACGGTTATGTTATTGGCTCCTTTATTTGCTTCCAAAGAAGTAGGTGTAACAACAATTGAAATGATTTTGGTGGTTTTAATTTTGCAAATATTAGCCATTTTTGGTGCTTACTTTTTTGCTTGGTTGTCCAATAAAAAAGGCAGTCGTTTTACCATTGGTAGTATTCTTATCATTTGGGTAATGATCTGTATCATTTGCTATTTCCTAACCCTCAAAATCGGCTTTTATATTTTGGCAGGTGTTTTAGGTTTTGGAATGGGAGGAGTTCAATCCATTTCTAGATCTACTTATTCTAGGCTAATTCCCAAATCTACCAAAGATACGGCTTCTTATTTCAGTTTTTTTGACATTACCGAGAAATTAGCCATTGTAATTGGAACCTTTGCCTTTGGTTTTATCAATCAATTAACGGGATCCATGAGAAATAGCATGCTGTTTATGACGCTATTTTTTGTCGTTGGATTTATTATTCTACAACAAACTAATTTGGAAGCCGACATGAAAAAGATTGCCGAAGAAGATTTTGACAATCCTTGGGACGATGTACTAGAGGATGTGTTAGATTAATACTCTGCTTGCACTGATCTTAATTGGTTTCCTTTATAAATATTGGCTAAAAACCTACCGATAAGTAACTACGCAGCATTAATTATACGTAGTTACTTACTTAAATCGGTGGTAGGTTTTTAGCCAAATTCACAGCAGTAATCTATCCTTATTCGTTCCCTAAGGTAGCATTATCTTCCTTATCTTCAATTGCAAGATTCAAAACTCGTTCTAATTTAGTACCTTTCACCAAATTGGCAAATACATCCACAACGCTTTTGCCCCCAATGATAGAAAGAGGTGCCATTGTTTCAGCCATTTTTTCAGCTAGAGCTTTATCGCCAAATGCCTGAAGAGCAGCAATCAAATCAGGAGAAATAGCCGCTGCTTTTTTGACAACAGCATCTACTTCCGCTTTTAATCCCTGAAGGCGTTGTTCCAATAAATGCTGTGCTGTTTCTAGCTGCAAACTTTGATTTTCTTTTTCTTGTTCCAAACGAAGTCGATTAATCTCCAGTTGTTGCTGTTGTTCCTTTAGT from Aureispira anguillae encodes:
- a CDS encoding MFS transporter translates to MKKNNPRLINAWSSYDWANSVYNLIVTTAIFPSYYESVTKAAFGGEMVSFFGINISSAVLFTYAISFSFLIIVVSSPILSGIADYTGSKKRFMQFFTYLGSLSCMGLYFFEGPNIEYGIACSVLASVGYAGSLVFYNGFLPEIATSDRMDSISAKGFTFGYIGSVILLSINLALIMNPTVLGFGDVGAATKFGFLLVGLWWMGFAQIAFYYLKDRPTDNKMSSKVLGRGLGELKKVWAQIKARTTMKRYLLSFFFYSMGVLTVMLLAPLFASKEVGVTTIEMILVVLILQILAIFGAYFFAWLSNKKGSRFTIGSILIIWVMICIICYFLTLKIGFYILAGVLGFGMGGVQSISRSTYSRLIPKSTKDTASYFSFFDITEKLAIVIGTFAFGFINQLTGSMRNSMLFMTLFFVVGFIILQQTNLEADMKKIAEEDFDNPWDDVLEDVLD